In Gossypium arboreum isolate Shixiya-1 chromosome 6, ASM2569848v2, whole genome shotgun sequence, the following are encoded in one genomic region:
- the LOC108466128 gene encoding uncharacterized protein LOC108466128, with translation MASTSFSPPSSFVFNGENYHIWVVKMKTYLQAYNLWEVVNTNVKLAPLRDNTVVAQIKHHSDKRAKRYKVMSYIQNGISNVIFTRIGACTTPKEAWDKLKEEFQGFKKTGQQELINLIRDFENLKMNEAKTIKQYAAKIMAVVNNIRLLGEEFTDSKVVEKVITTFPERCESKISSLEDLRDLSIIFLSKLINALYAQEQRRASRHWEHAE, from the coding sequence ATGGCTTCCACGAGCTTTTCACCACCTTCATCGTTCGTCTTCAATGGCGAAAACTATCATATATGGGTTGTTAAGATGAAGACTTACCTACAAGCTTATAACTTGTGGGAGGTTGTGAACACTAATGTCAAGCTCGCACCATTGAGAGACAACACGGTAGTCGCTCAGATTAAGCATCATAGTGACAAGCGAGCTAAAAGATATAAGGTGATGTCTTATATACAAAATGGTATCTCAAATGTAATATTCACACGCATTGGGGCATGCACGACTCCAAAAGAAGCTTGGGATAAGCTAAAGGAAGAGTTTCAAGGTTTTAAAAAGACCGGACAACAAGAACTCATTAATCTCATAAGAGATTTTGAGAATTTGAAGATGAACGAGGCTAAAACTATAAAGCAGTACGCAGCCAAGATTATGGCGGTAGTTAATAACATTAGGTTACTTGGGGAAGAGTTCACAGATAGTAAGGTCGTTGAGAAGGTCATAACAACATTTCCTGAGAGGTGTGAATCTAAGATTTCCTCACTCGAAGACTTAAGAGAcctatcaataatctttctttcAAAATTGATAAATGCCCTGTATGCTCAAGAGCAAAGAAGAGCATCAAGGCATTGGGAGCACGCAGAATGA